The genomic window TCTACACTCCCGACCTGAATTACCCGGGTCCAGTTTGGGTGTGAGTATGGGAGGGCTGAGTGGGGAAGGCTGCACAGATGCTAAGGTTTCATCTTTTTGTTCTCGGGAAAATGATGAACCTACGAAGAGTAAATTCGGCAGATACCTTGCTGGCAGACTACTGAATGGGTCGTAGGCTCTCACTCCCAGGAGCTAGTAGTGTTTTTCAGAGCAGGCAATCAAACGCTTATTAAATTCAACACTGGGCAAGTTTGAGGGGATTCCAAGAAAGCAGGGAGCAAATGCTGGCCCCAAGGGTTCCTTTCCTGCACCCCACTGAGATATTTAGTAGAAAAAtttgggagtcagaggacctgggtttaatcTCTgctgtgggactttgggcaagGCCCATTCCTTATTAAAAGTTGGGGGTTAGAAGAAGTGACCTCTAAAATACCATGATGCCAAGAAGGACCACAGAACCCCTGGTGGGCAACTCTCTCCCCCCCCTCAGACTCGGTGGGGTCACACCCCGTCCCCAACTCCCAGGAAGAAGCATTTAACTCCCACCCCCTTTTGTTCCTTTGGGACTTGAGTCTATTTACCAACACACCCACGTGTGCGAGAGAGAAGCGGCTAGGGGCTCAGTGCCCCAAGAGGCAAAGTGGAGAGGGGAGCCTTTAGGAGCTGGCCTGGATGGATCCTGCGGAAGCCAGCTGGTCCAGCCTCCTGACTCCCGATAACACTAACACCTGTCTGGGAGGGGTAGGAAGAGGTGACCCGAGAGTTCTCTCTAGCAGCCACCCTAGGGTCTGCCCTATCCCCTCCCTCAGAAGGGTCCAGGCAGGCAGTCCTTACCGGAATCGCTTTGACTCTCCGAGCCCGAGAAAGCCTGAGGCTTGGGTTCGCCTGGGGCGCAGGGGAACACGGCTGTGGGGTCCACGCCCTCGGTCCCCGGGTGCCCACCGCCTGGGTCTGCCGGGGCCGCTGGCTTGGCTGGATTTCCCTTGGGTGTCGCGGCTGCTACAGCAGCCGCCGAGAGTTTGTCGTTCATCACTTTCTCCAGCCGCTCCCGGGCGGAGAAGCCGCTCCACATGCAGTCACTGCGGATGATGGAGGCGTAGTTTCTGGCCAGCGCCTTGGAGTAGCCCCGGCCCTCCGCCTCGTCCACTCCACAGCCCCCAGGCCACGACTCGGGCTGCCCATTCGCGGTCGACGAGCAACAGGCACCCGAGCTTGAGCCTGAGCCCCATGGGGGAGACATGGGGGGCGAGGGAACCAGCTCGAATTTCTTCCAGATGTCCTCGCTGGGTGCCGTGGAGCGGTAGAAATCTTCCTCGTAGTCACAGTCGTAGAAATAATGTTGGTACGAGTCGAAGTCCATCTCCGCTCCCTGCAGGAAGGGGGATGGGGGCACCGGTGGGCCGGGGGCAGTGGCTCCAGGAAGAAGACCCGTCGCCCCTCCCTCCCAGTCCTCTCCCCGCCGGCCAGCCAGCCTGCCtcactccctccccccttcctgccttccctctCGGCCTGCCTCCTACCTCCCTCCCCCAGGCGCCGAGTGAATCCCCCAGCCCCAAACTGATAACCCAAGCGCCTCCCCCTCGGGATCCACGCCCCCCCTCGGGGCGGCTGAGCAAAGCCCCCACCTCTAGACTGTCCGGGCGCCTTCCCCCTAGAGCTGACCCCATTCCTCCCTCGGGCAGCAGAGTCCCGAGGCATggtagggcagggcagggcagggctcTGGGGCCACTCCCCCCTCGCGGAGCCCGCAGTCTGAGCCAAGGGCCGCGGGGAGCAGGAGGGTGTAAATGAGGAAGGGAGAGTTAAAAGCAAACTTTCCCAGGCTCGGCCAAAGTCGAGCTACTTTGGGGCGAGGGGGTGCTGGGGGGGGTGGTCGGTGCCTAGGTCCCAGGAGTGCCCCCTAAGCCCCCGGCCTTCTAAGGATGACCAGCCCGAGGTCTCACCTGGCTCCGACGGCCCCACACCTGGAGGGAGCCGGCTCCCCCGCGTGCTCCGGGCCGCCTGCACACATGCACCCCccacgcgcacacacacatgcacacacacacgcacacactcacGGGCGTGCGCGCGCGcggacacacacaaacacacacactccctccctccctccctcccacaccGACGGAGCTCCGGGGATCAAAGCCGGGAGCCGGGAGCCGGACGTATTGTTCCCAAGCCGCCTTATATCCAGCCCTGCGCGGCCCCAGCCACCCCAACCAGGAGGCGCCGATTTGCATAGTGGGCGGGGGCCgaaccccctctccctccccttccagcTCCCCGCCCCAGTCTGAGCCCGGAGCCCCTCCCCTTTGCTCGGCTTCCCCCCGCCTGCCCCCGGCGGATGGGCTGCGGTCCCCCCCGccgccccctccccttccttgcTGCGGCCCCGCAAAGATGGGCCGACCTGGGCGGCGGCGGCGGTTCCCGCCTCCCGGAAGGGCATGGGACAGGTTTGGCGAGCTCGGGAGTCCTGCGCCCCCGCCCCCACCCGCCGCCGGGGAAGCCCCGCAGCCCGGGAAGCCGGAGCGGGAGCCGGagcgggggcgggggcggagATCCCGCAGAGCGGACCGCGCGCTGGGACAACCTGGCGCCGCAGTGGCAGAGGTGACGCAACCTTCCTGCAGACCCGAGGAGGAGAGACCTGGAGCCCCCACCTCCACGCCCACCTCCTCGGCCACCCCCTTCCCCAAACCAGCTTCCCGAGGCACGCCCCCTGCCCCGGGATAGCTTGGCTGTGAGCCCTGCCCCCCCATTCCGCTTCGCTCCCTGGGGGGCTCCTTCCACCCCGGGAAACTCCCTCCTCTGGGGGCCCCCAGCGCCCCAATGCACGCACTGCTCCAGGCCTGGGCTGTTGATGAGTGTCCGGGGAGACCAGGGCGCAGATCCTGCCCGATCCCTTCCCCCAGGGCCGCCCCTGAGGACGAAGACTGGCAGCCTCACTGCCCCCCCTCGACACCCAGCAATGGTCTCTCCCCTCAAACCCCCCAGTATTTACTGCCAGGCAGGGACTAGTCTTTGACCGCAGTCTAGTGCCATCTTGTGGTCAAGGCTTGCCCTGATTATTAGGGTGCGTGAGATCCCCCCCAGCAATCTGCAAGGTAATTTAGAAATCATCGAAACCACCCGCCTTATTTGATAAAAGAGAAATCTCAGCCCATGGATTTATCCCAGGTCACCCTGGCACAGAGAACAGTTGGGGTTCAAACTGAGCTCTTCGGAATCCAGATCCAAGCTCTCTCCAATAAACCCCACTGCTGGCCTGTAGGTGGTGCTTACTCGGCAGACATCACAGACAAAATAGATTTCTTTCTCCCAAAGCTTCGCACTGTAGAGGGAAggatttggggtgtgtgtgtggggagagaTAAGGAATTCGATTTTAGACATGTGGAGTTTAAGGTATTTTCTGGGACACCCAAATTCGAGTTGTTCAGGAAGCACACGTGTGGAGATATGTAACTGGAGGTCAGCAATAGAGTGATAAATTGAGACTTTGGGAGCTGGTGAGATTGCCAAGTGAActctggagggagaagagaagagccaCCAAGacaaagggtgggagggagacaCCCACTGTTAGATGggatgacctggatgaagattcaggaaaggagatggagaaggagcagccaaaaagataggaaaaaaactGAAGGAGATCCATTTCATGAAAACCTAGAGGGAAGAGATTATCAAGAAGAGTGTAGTCAAGAGTGTCCAAGGCTGGagggaggtcaagaaggatgagaactgagcatttaatttaatttgattgccattagatttggcaattaagagatcactggggggcagctaggtagcacaagcCTTAGAGGTAGAAAGACAATTCAGCCtctgacccttcctagctgtgtgactcagggcaagtcacttaaccccaacagcctagcccttactgctcttctttcgcagaattgatactaagacagaaggtgggagctaaaagaaaagagagatctCTAGTAACTTTGaagagtcatttcagttgtatgatgaggtcagaagccacactgtagagttaagaagaaagtaagaggaaaggaagtggagggaAAGTCATACCCACCAAagaggatgtgtgtgtgtatgtgtgtgtgtgactagCAGAGATGGATGGACCAAGTGCAGGTTTTTTTGAAGATGGTAGAGACCCAGGTATGCTTATTAACAGGGAATCACTCAGTAAACAAGTTGAAGATAAGTAAAAGAGTAGGGATGATAGTAGGGGCAATCTGATGgcgaagaagggaaagaataggtTTGCATGTATGTGTAAGAGGGGTTTGCCTTTGCAAAGGGAAGGGCCACCTCACTTCTTCACATGATCAGGGTAAGGAATGAGAGATGGACAGTCAAAGTATTCCACTGATATCAAGGAGAAATCAAGGAAAGTCTCCAGCAAGTTGGGTGTTAAATTTGGGGGAAGATGTTGACTCAGGCTGGAAagagaggaatgaatgaatgaataagaaagcatttatttatctcttgatatgtgccaagcaccatgctaagaGCTAGGGATAAAATTACAAAAAGCAAAGACAATCTCTGCCTGTAAAGAGCTTTTATTCCCCTCTTCTTAGCAGTCAGGCCATAGTCCCTACTCCTCTCCAGATACAGAACACTGGGTTCTGCTGGGCTCCCATAGAtgagctttcatttcttcttgcctgGAATTAGTGTCCATCTCACCTCCCTGCCCACTCTTCTTGATGTGTCTCCAATTagttccttgagagtaagaaCAGTCTTCCTTACTTGTATTAAATGCCCTATGgatgcatggggggggggggggggggaccatgTAGCCAGAGAGGACTTTGGTATGGAAAGTTACAGAGAGAGTGAGTGGGGTTTTAGGGTTGGAGACTGATAACATTATGAACCTGTATAGCCTTTTATCTActctatatacttaaaaaaaaaaaggaaaaacagaacaaCCTTTCCTTCTGGcttggtatcagttctaaagacagaagagtggtaagggctaggtaatcgggattaagtgacttgcccaggatcacagatagaaagtgtctgaggtcaaatttgaatccaggacctcctgtttccaagcCTGATcttctatctgctgtgctacccAACTTCCCCTCTGTATATACTCTTAAATATACCTTCTTGTCTTCCCAAAAGAGTCTAGTCTCTTTAGGAATAGGTACTGTTTTCCCTTTCTCTAGTATTTAGCAAAGTTTTTGGCacatagtactttaaaaaaatgcatattgAATAACAAACGGATCCCATCCATAAACCATAGCCGAGAAAGTTTAACCATAGTTCATTTTCAGACCTGGGAGTGGGGTGGGTCcagaggaggaggaaatggtTCCTGGACTCTGGGGTaggctgagagatgggaggttaGCAGGCTGTGGTGGAAGTATCCGGGGATGTGAGTTCATGGGAGGGAAACATCACTTCCTCCATTCAGCTGAATGCAACAGACATGAAGCACTTTCCCAGGGCAAGTTTCTAGGCCCCTTTTGGGGATGAAAACAGGAAATAAAACCATGTACATAGAGTGCTTTAAAAATTGGGAAAGGGCTTTCCAtgcattatattatttgatcctgaCATCAATCCTATTAGCACTGATTTCAGTGATGTTAGCACTGCACCTATACTCCCCCACCTTTATGGacggagaaactgaggctcagatttgTGCCCAAACAAGCGTGCATTGTATCTGATCCAGCACGCAAACCCAGGTCACTCCTGACTCCCAAGACCATTCCTCTTCTCATTGTACTCTGTTTGCCCTGAGTCTGCTCATGTGGACCTTCCAAACTAACCTTCTAACCCCATGCCAAGAATCCACTCTCTCCTTACCTCCCACTCCTCCTGacctcttcctttaagattcaactctaggggcagctagatagcaaaGAGGTTAAAGTaccaagtctggagttgggaggacttgaggtcaaatctggcctcagacacttaaccccaattgcctgatccttgtcactcttctgtcttagaatagatatttgatatagattctaaaacagaaggtaagggttaaaaatatgcAACCCAGGCATCATTCTTGATCAATCAgttgacatttattaagcacctgctgtgtgaaGTTTATCCTGATTCCTCTTAggtatttactctttttttttaaagctctttaatgctacatgaaaatataaaaacCTCTCTGTTTCCCCCCTTCCTAGTGCACCCCCCCCAAACTCTATATTATTTTGTACTTGTTTTATAggtaatgtatatataaatataatgttaatattgtatatatttattttgtggtcATGTTATACTAAtgtaatatatttgtttttaatatatttaatatatactaacataattttatatattatatgtcaaatatatatttatatatactgatGTCTATATGTATCTACATACTTGCCTACATACCCACACATATAAAAAACATGATAGACTCTGACCCCATTCTCTCAGGATCTGTTATATTTGGGGTCCTACCCACATTCTCAGATACTCTGGAGAGTTGGAGAGTTTCTCTTCTTTGCCAGTGTCTCAAGCCCCAACCAGTGCTGTTTTTCCTATTTTAAGGGCCGGGTGATGAGCCCTGCAGTTGCATTAGATTAGTTTTCACAAAGtaatatttacttaaaatttaaagCAAGAATAAACactcaatcatttcccctaacATCTCAAAAGATTATCCATATTCTTTGCATCTTATTGCCTAACATATAGGTACAATACATTTTTATAGATCACTTCTTGATTAATGAATTGAGTTAACAGAATAGTCCAGTTTGGCTGAAATTGATATCATGTGGAAAAGAGTAGCATGAGAGAAAGTTTGCCGGGTAGCTCATAACTAGATGAAATAGATGCTTTGAATGAAGGTGGGTACAGTTTTAATAGCCCAGCAAGATCAGAAGAAGGTCCTTAACCAACTTCAGAGAATTGTTGATCCTGGCCATTGGAAGAAGGGGACTAACACTATGGAGAAAGAATCCAACTTAACccaagggttcttaactttttgggGAGTCCTACACCCCTTTGATGTCTGGTGGAGCCTGTGAACTCATTCTGAGTATATTGCCTTtaaacacacaaaagaaaacatatatgaTTACAAAGAAAGCCAGTTATATTGgaataaagttatcaaaatattaaaaaacaataaatcaacaCCTGACAAATTTGTCTCATTTGTCTGTTTTTTCtcaactttactttctgtcttagaatcaatactaaaagtatcagttccaaggcagaagaatggtaaagactaggatgtttctgagatcagatttgattcCGGCACCTGTcatgtctaggtctggctctaaatctactgagccacctagcctctCCTTTTACCTTAACTTCACGATTGCAAAGGCCAACCTATTCTTCCTGTCTCAATTCTCTTACCGTTCATCCATCTtctacaatctctctctctctctctctctctctctctctctctctctctctctctctctctctctctctctctctctctttctctctctctctctctctctctctctctttttctctctctctctctcctctctctctccttctctctctctctccttctctctctctctctctctctccttctctctctctcccccctctctcattctctctctctctctctctctctctctctctctctctctctctctctctctctctctctctttctctcccttcccccctttctctcttcccatccctctctctctgtctctctctgactcagactctgtcattctctctttctttgtctcttgtctctgactgtctctctgtctctcactggcTCTgcttctctgtgtttctctctgtgtgtgtatctatccattgtaccaactAGCTGACCCAAAGCACAAATCTGACCATATtcctccttccccaaccccttAGCTCCCTCTTGCCTCCAGGATCAGATCGAAAATGCCGTGTTGGGCATTTAAAGCCATTCACAATCTGAGGCAATCTTTGTAGTTTTCTTATATTTACTCCATATACTCTTTAACCCAGCTATACTgacttattttctatttctcactCCATCTCCTGATGCTTTATGTTTGTattggctgtccctcatgcctggaatacttttcttccttattcctaACTCCTACCATTTCTGagttcctttaagactcagctcagtTCCCATCTTCTGCTGGAAGACTGCTTCTGCTTCTCTCATTACCAGCATCTCCCTTttaagattaccttccatttatactttatatatcttgtatgtacacagtgatttgcatgttgtctccactGTTATAATGTGAGCCCCTCAggagcaattaggtggcacagtggatagtgtgccagtCCTgaagttaggaggtcctgggttcaaatctgacatcagactcttcaaagctgtgtgaccgtgggtaagccatttaaccccaattgcctacccttcctgctcttctgtcttataattgatactaagacaaatggTAAAGGTTTTAAGAAAAGAGAACATGATGAGCTCCTTGGGTGGtgtttcattcaataaacatttattaagtatctatgtTAGGGGTAACtaagtggcttggtggattgaggcCAAGagacagtcctgggttcaaatttgatctcaacttttcctaattgtgtgaccctgggcaagttacttacccacTGTAACCGaatccttacctctcttctgtcttggaatcattccaagacagaaggtaagagtttaaaaaaaaaaagaaagaaaacatctaTGTTTCAGGCTAAGCCCCagggctacaaagaaaggcaaaagatagtgcTTGCTCTCTCAAGAAACTTACTgttttgggggtagctgggtggctcagtggattgagagccaggcctagaggtgggaggtcctag from Monodelphis domestica isolate mMonDom1 chromosome 4, mMonDom1.pri, whole genome shotgun sequence includes these protein-coding regions:
- the MYCL gene encoding protein L-Myc isoform X1; its protein translation is MCVCAWGVHVCRRPGARGGAGSLQVWGRRSQGAEMDFDSYQHYFYDCDYEEDFYRSTAPSEDIWKKFELVPSPPMSPPWGSGSSSGACCSSTANGQPESWPGGCGVDEAEGRGYSKALARNYASIIRSDCMWSGFSARERLEKVMNDKLSAAAVAAATPKGNPAKPAAPADPGGGHPGTEGVDPTAVFPCAPGEPKPQAFSGSESQSDSEGEEIDVVTVERRQSLSVRKPVTITVRADPLDPCMKHFHISIHQQQHNYAARFPPDNCPQEGTPEKEAKEEEGEEEEEEEEEEEQEVEELVGPPGPASPPSSDLGPSQPRPASSDTEDVTKRKNHNFLERKRRNDLRSRFLALRDQVPALGSCTKTPKVVILSKALEYLQTLVSAEKTMALEKRHLRARQQQLQKRLAQLTGH